In bacterium YEK0313, one genomic interval encodes:
- the acrA_1 gene encoding Multidrug efflux pump subunit AcrA precursor: MRDMSRPVSIRSRRQPPLKALAGLTLATLLLAGCNDPRPAASQPAATPPEVGYVTVVGKPLRQVRELPGRVVPLRIAEVRSRVAGLLVERNFEQGSRVQAGDLLYKIDPAPFQVELASAEATLARTEAALVLATQQADRLKELLARQAASQAQYDAAFAAQKQAEAEVAAARAARDRAKLNVAYTELRAPISGHIGRALLTEGALVEAGSGAPLATIQQLDPIYVDITQSVGELNQLRRDLANGELTRLEDGAADVQLVLDGGRLYPHPGRLLFSDVTADPGTGQVTLRVQIPNPNGELFPGMYVRARTIQGIDADAIALPAQAIHRTDDGKAEVWVIGADDKVQRQLVEVGNPIGANWLIQSGVRPGERVVIDGFQKIVAGMQVRPTRQVAEAPEATAEDSLHGGSGRTTQLR; encoded by the coding sequence ATGCGCGACATGAGCCGCCCTGTTTCGATCCGTTCCCGCCGCCAGCCGCCGTTGAAGGCGCTCGCCGGCCTCACGCTCGCCACCCTTCTGCTGGCCGGCTGCAACGACCCGCGGCCGGCGGCGAGCCAGCCGGCCGCGACGCCGCCGGAAGTCGGCTATGTCACCGTGGTCGGCAAGCCGCTGCGCCAGGTGCGCGAACTGCCCGGGCGCGTCGTGCCGCTGCGCATCGCCGAGGTACGGTCGCGCGTCGCGGGCCTGCTCGTCGAACGCAATTTCGAGCAGGGCAGCCGGGTTCAGGCCGGCGACCTCCTCTACAAGATCGATCCGGCACCGTTCCAGGTCGAGCTCGCCAGCGCCGAGGCGACGCTCGCGCGGACCGAGGCCGCACTCGTTCTCGCCACCCAGCAGGCCGATCGCCTGAAGGAGCTGCTGGCCCGCCAGGCGGCCAGCCAGGCGCAATATGACGCTGCCTTCGCAGCGCAGAAGCAGGCCGAGGCCGAGGTCGCCGCCGCCCGCGCCGCACGCGACCGCGCCAAGCTCAACGTCGCCTATACCGAGCTGCGCGCGCCGATCTCGGGCCATATCGGCCGCGCCCTCCTGACCGAGGGCGCGCTGGTGGAGGCGGGCAGCGGCGCGCCGCTCGCCACCATCCAGCAGCTCGACCCGATCTATGTCGACATCACCCAGTCGGTGGGCGAGCTGAATCAGCTGCGCCGCGACCTCGCCAACGGCGAATTGACCCGGCTCGAGGACGGCGCCGCCGACGTGCAGCTCGTGCTCGACGGCGGCCGGCTCTATCCCCATCCCGGCCGTCTCCTGTTCTCCGACGTCACCGCCGATCCCGGCACCGGTCAAGTCACCCTGCGGGTGCAGATCCCCAATCCGAACGGCGAGCTGTTCCCCGGCATGTATGTCCGCGCCCGCACCATCCAGGGCATCGATGCCGACGCCATTGCCCTGCCCGCCCAGGCGATCCATCGCACCGACGACGGCAAGGCCGAGGTCTGGGTGATCGGCGCCGACGACAAGGTGCAGCGCCAGTTGGTCGAGGTCGGCAACCCGATCGGCGCGAACTGGCTGATCCAGTCCGGCGTCAGGCCCGGTGAGCGCGTCGTCATCGACGGCTTCCAGAAGATCGTCGCCGGCATGCAGGTGCGCCCGACCCGGCAGGTGGCCGAGGCGCCTGAAGCTACGGCGGAGGACAGCCTGCACGGCGGCTCCGGCCGTACCACGCAGTTGCGCTGA
- the mexB gene encoding Multidrug resistance protein MexB produces MAGFFIDRPIFAWVVALFICLGGIIAIPFLPVAQYPIIAPPSIALSTSFPGASVESLYTGTTRLIEDELNGAANIQSFESATDAFGVIELTATFRPGTDPGYASVEVQNRLKRVEARLPAEVRQQGILVEEASAATLQIITLVSTDGSMDEVALGDFLIRNVINEIRRIPGVGRATLYSTERSLRVWIDPDKLRGLGLTVADVTRAIQGQNVQVASGAVGAAPSPSTNPVNFPIIVRGQLTAPDQFDSIVLRANSDGSNVRLRDVARIELGGEDYKFTTRLNGGEAAGIAVTLAPDGNALQTAREIRAKMQELAQFFPSNVKWDIPYDITPAVEASIAKVLTTLGEAVILVFLVMFLFLQNIRYTLIPTIVVPIALLGSCTIMLLAGFSINVLTMFGMVLAIGILVDDAIVVVENVERIMNEEGLSPKEATRKAMGQITGAIVGITLVLVAVFVPMAFFPGSVGIIYKQFSIAMVTSITFSAFLALSLTPALCATLLKPIEKGHAHAKRGFFGWFNRMVDRETGRYGRGVSRLLAKSGRVMVVYLALLVGLGFAFLRMPEGFLPVEDQGFFTVDIQTPPGSSFNRTLEAVKKVEEHLLAQPGVATVTIVNGFSFSGQGQVTSQAFVTLKPWGERNAASSVANLVAGTNAALAGYRDAVIQALEPPPIDNLGNSSGFSLRLQDRAQRGYTALMAAQEQLLGLARRSPVLQKVFVEGLPPAPQAELVIDREKAAALGVNFDDIRETIQINLGSVYVNDFPNRGKMQRVIVQSEAMQRLHTTDLLNYTVRNAQGTMVPLSSVAEIKWNNGPAQIIGFNGYQSVRFTGEPAPGYTTGDAIAEMERLMRELPRGFGYTWTGQSLQEKEAGSQAALLLFLSILIVFMCLAALYESWSIPFSVLMVVPLGVIGAVLAVSLRGMPNDVYFKIGLITIIGLSAKNAILIVEFAKDLWKPGRSLVDATVEAATLRFRPIVMTSLAFIFGVVPLAIATGAASKSQQAIGTGVLGGMLAATVLAVFFVPVFFVVVMRWFQRKRLAAEAEAATPAAEAAEPLPPGAGVSQAHP; encoded by the coding sequence ATGGCTGGCTTCTTCATCGACCGCCCGATCTTCGCCTGGGTCGTCGCCCTGTTCATCTGTCTTGGCGGCATCATCGCGATCCCGTTCCTGCCGGTGGCGCAATATCCGATCATCGCGCCGCCCTCGATCGCCTTGTCGACCTCGTTTCCGGGCGCGTCGGTGGAGAGCCTCTATACCGGCACCACCCGGCTCATCGAGGATGAGCTCAATGGCGCGGCCAATATCCAGAGCTTCGAATCGGCGACCGACGCCTTCGGCGTCATCGAGCTGACCGCGACCTTCAGGCCCGGCACCGATCCGGGCTACGCCTCGGTTGAGGTGCAGAACCGCCTGAAGCGCGTCGAGGCGCGCCTGCCCGCGGAAGTGCGCCAGCAGGGCATCCTGGTCGAGGAGGCCTCGGCCGCCACGCTGCAGATCATCACCCTGGTCTCGACCGACGGCTCGATGGATGAGGTGGCGCTCGGCGACTTCCTGATCCGCAACGTCATCAACGAGATCCGCCGCATTCCCGGCGTCGGCCGCGCCACGCTCTATTCCACCGAACGCAGCCTGCGCGTCTGGATCGACCCCGACAAGCTGCGCGGCCTCGGCCTCACCGTTGCCGACGTGACGCGCGCCATCCAGGGCCAGAACGTCCAGGTCGCCTCCGGCGCGGTCGGCGCTGCGCCGAGCCCGAGCACCAATCCGGTCAACTTCCCGATCATCGTGCGCGGCCAACTCACCGCCCCCGATCAGTTCGACTCCATCGTCCTGCGCGCCAATTCCGACGGCTCCAATGTCCGCCTGCGCGACGTCGCGCGCATTGAGCTCGGCGGCGAGGACTACAAGTTCACCACCCGCCTCAACGGCGGCGAGGCGGCCGGCATCGCCGTCACCCTCGCGCCCGACGGCAATGCCCTTCAGACCGCCCGCGAGATCCGCGCCAAGATGCAGGAGCTCGCCCAGTTCTTTCCCTCGAACGTCAAGTGGGACATCCCCTACGACATCACGCCGGCGGTCGAGGCCTCGATCGCCAAGGTGCTGACGACGCTCGGCGAGGCCGTCATCCTGGTCTTCCTCGTGATGTTCCTGTTCCTGCAGAACATCCGCTACACGCTCATCCCGACCATCGTCGTGCCGATCGCGCTGCTCGGCTCCTGCACGATCATGCTGCTCGCCGGCTTCTCGATCAACGTGCTCACCATGTTCGGCATGGTGCTGGCGATCGGCATCCTCGTCGACGACGCCATCGTGGTCGTCGAGAACGTCGAGCGCATCATGAACGAGGAAGGCCTGTCGCCGAAGGAGGCGACGAGGAAGGCGATGGGCCAGATCACCGGCGCCATCGTCGGCATCACCCTCGTCCTGGTCGCGGTCTTCGTGCCCATGGCCTTCTTCCCCGGCTCGGTCGGCATCATCTACAAGCAGTTCTCGATCGCCATGGTGACCTCGATCACCTTCTCGGCCTTCCTCGCGCTGTCGCTGACCCCGGCGCTCTGCGCGACGCTGCTGAAGCCGATCGAGAAAGGCCATGCCCACGCCAAGCGCGGCTTCTTCGGCTGGTTCAACCGCATGGTCGACCGCGAGACCGGCCGCTACGGCCGCGGCGTCTCGCGCCTGCTCGCCAAGTCCGGCCGCGTGATGGTGGTCTACCTCGCCCTGCTCGTCGGCCTCGGCTTTGCTTTCCTGCGCATGCCCGAGGGCTTCCTGCCCGTCGAGGACCAGGGCTTCTTCACCGTCGACATCCAGACCCCGCCCGGCTCGTCGTTCAACCGGACGCTGGAGGCGGTCAAGAAGGTCGAGGAACATCTGCTCGCCCAGCCCGGCGTCGCCACCGTCACCATCGTCAACGGCTTCTCGTTCTCCGGCCAGGGCCAGGTGACCTCGCAGGCCTTCGTCACTCTGAAACCCTGGGGCGAGCGCAATGCCGCTTCGTCCGTCGCGAACCTCGTCGCCGGCACCAACGCGGCGCTTGCGGGCTATCGCGACGCGGTGATCCAGGCTCTGGAGCCGCCGCCGATCGACAATCTCGGCAATTCCTCCGGCTTCAGTCTGCGCCTGCAGGACCGCGCCCAGCGCGGCTACACCGCCCTGATGGCGGCGCAGGAACAATTGCTGGGCCTCGCCCGCCGCAGCCCGGTCCTGCAGAAGGTCTTCGTCGAAGGCCTGCCGCCCGCGCCCCAGGCCGAGCTCGTCATCGACCGCGAGAAGGCCGCCGCCCTCGGCGTCAATTTCGACGACATCCGGGAGACCATCCAGATCAATCTCGGCTCGGTCTACGTCAATGACTTCCCGAACCGCGGCAAGATGCAGCGGGTCATCGTGCAGTCGGAGGCCATGCAGCGCCTGCACACGACCGATCTCCTGAACTATACCGTGCGCAACGCCCAGGGCACGATGGTGCCGCTGTCGTCGGTCGCCGAGATCAAGTGGAACAACGGCCCGGCCCAGATCATCGGCTTCAACGGCTATCAGTCGGTGCGCTTCACCGGCGAGCCGGCGCCCGGCTACACGACGGGCGATGCCATCGCCGAGATGGAGCGGCTGATGCGCGAGCTGCCGCGCGGCTTCGGCTATACCTGGACCGGCCAGTCGCTGCAGGAGAAGGAAGCGGGCTCGCAGGCCGCCCTGCTGCTGTTCCTGTCGATCCTGATCGTCTTCATGTGCCTTGCGGCGCTCTATGAGAGCTGGTCGATCCCCTTCTCGGTGCTCATGGTGGTGCCGCTCGGGGTGATCGGCGCAGTTCTCGCGGTGTCGCTGCGCGGCATGCCGAACGACGTCTATTTCAAGATCGGCCTGATCACGATCATCGGCCTCTCGGCCAAGAACGCCATCCTCATCGTCGAATTCGCCAAGGATCTGTGGAAGCCCGGCCGCAGCCTCGTCGATGCGACGGTGGAGGCGGCGACCCTGCGCTTCCGGCCGATCGTGATGACCTCGCTCGCCTTCATCTTCGGCGTCGTGCCACTGGCCATCGCCACCGGCGCCGCCTCCAAGAGCCAGCAGGCGATCGGCACCGGCGTGCTCGGCGGCATGCTCGCCGCCACCGTGCTCGCGGTGTTCTTCGTGCCGGTCTTCTTCGTCGTGGTGATGCGCTGGTTCCAGCGCAAGCGCCTCGCCGCGGAAGCCGAGGCGGCGACGCCCGCGGCGGAGGCGGCGGAGCCGCTGCCGCCCGGCGCGGGCGTCAGCCAGGCGCATCCCTGA
- the aspA gene encoding Aspartate ammonia-lyase has product MAAMPDGTQAGATRVEHDLLGDRDVPADVYYGVHTLRAVENFPITGTPIAIYPDLVVALASIKQAAALANHELGLLDTPRCEAIANACEEIRNGRLHHQFVVDVIQGGAGTSTNMNANEVIANRALELMGHAKGDYRHLHPNEHVNIGQSTNDVYPTALRIATYRGIMSLIDAMAVLRDAFAAKAEEFAGILKMGRTQLQDAVPMTLGQEFSTYAVMLTEDMDRLGEASRLICEINMGATAIGTGITAHADYAPLVLKHLVALTGIDLVTAPNLIEATQDCGSFVQLSGVLKRVAVKLSKICNDLRLLSSGPRAGLNEINLPAMQAGSSIMPGKVNPVIPEVVNQIAFEVIGNDLTVSFAAEAGQLQLNAFEPIIAHSLFKSVTHLRNGCLTLAERCVRGITANSGRLHDMVENSIGIVTALNPYIGYANATAVAQEAHATGGSVAAIVLARGLLTKAQLDEILRPDVLTMPRPLPLGA; this is encoded by the coding sequence ATGGCTGCAATGCCCGATGGGACCCAGGCGGGCGCGACCCGCGTCGAGCACGATCTCCTGGGCGATCGGGACGTGCCCGCGGATGTCTATTACGGTGTGCACACGCTGCGCGCGGTCGAGAATTTTCCGATCACCGGCACGCCGATCGCGATCTATCCGGACCTCGTCGTCGCGCTCGCCAGCATCAAGCAGGCCGCCGCCCTCGCCAATCACGAGCTCGGCCTGCTCGACACGCCGCGCTGCGAGGCCATCGCCAATGCCTGCGAGGAGATCCGCAACGGCCGGCTGCACCACCAGTTCGTGGTCGACGTCATCCAGGGCGGCGCCGGCACCTCCACCAACATGAATGCCAATGAGGTGATCGCCAACCGGGCGCTCGAACTGATGGGCCACGCCAAGGGCGACTACCGGCACCTTCATCCCAACGAACACGTCAATATCGGCCAGAGCACCAATGACGTCTATCCGACGGCGCTGAGGATCGCGACCTATCGCGGCATCATGAGCCTCATCGACGCCATGGCCGTGCTGCGCGACGCCTTCGCGGCGAAGGCCGAGGAATTCGCCGGCATTCTCAAGATGGGCCGCACCCAGCTCCAGGATGCCGTGCCGATGACGCTCGGCCAGGAGTTCTCGACCTATGCGGTCATGCTGACCGAGGACATGGACCGGCTCGGCGAGGCCTCGCGCCTGATCTGCGAGATCAATATGGGGGCAACCGCGATCGGCACCGGCATCACCGCCCATGCCGACTACGCCCCGCTGGTGCTGAAACACCTCGTCGCGCTGACCGGCATCGACCTCGTCACCGCCCCGAACCTGATCGAGGCGACGCAGGACTGCGGTTCCTTCGTCCAGCTTTCCGGCGTCCTGAAGCGTGTCGCGGTCAAGCTGTCGAAGATCTGCAACGACCTCCGGCTCCTGTCGAGCGGCCCACGCGCCGGCCTCAACGAGATCAACCTGCCGGCCATGCAGGCCGGCTCCAGCATCATGCCCGGCAAGGTCAATCCGGTGATCCCGGAAGTGGTCAACCAGATCGCCTTCGAGGTGATCGGCAACGACCTGACCGTCAGCTTCGCCGCGGAGGCCGGCCAGCTCCAGCTCAATGCCTTCGAGCCGATCATCGCGCACAGCCTGTTCAAGAGCGTCACCCACCTGCGCAATGGCTGCCTGACCCTCGCCGAGCGCTGCGTCCGCGGCATCACCGCCAACAGCGGACGGCTGCACGACATGGTCGAGAACTCGATCGGCATCGTGACCGCGCTCAACCCCTATATCGGCTACGCCAACGCGACCGCGGTGGCGCAGGAGGCGCATGCGACGGGCGGCTCTGTCGCGGCGATCGTGCTCGCCCGGGGCCTGCTGACCAAGGCGCAGCTCGACGAGATCCTGCGCCCGGACGTGCTCACCATGCCGCGGCCGCTGCCCCTCGGCGCGTGA
- the cusS_2 gene encoding Sensor kinase CusS yields MSAAPSGLSAPARSAAPPSVPAAARGGTGACAAYSLRRRLFWRLLGVQSVVLLLVTGLLFGAGWITNFRSTDATIELLRDAVVRAPSGRLELRPTAALEALRRERPDLWFVIREPGAPPLVEGEVPREYARIGSTLDEVGQARFGWTIGDPDRPTARMRWAETAAGRLQFLTGTDAPANGLLIAMSVSLVLAKTVVPIVLVMALGALIATPLVVGRSLAGIDQAAAEADAIAADDSGSRLSTTEVPREILPLVNAVNRALGRRDDGIARQQRFLAGAAHELRTPVAILSTRVGALPDGEARSQLMEDTARLAILTEQMLDLQRLSQGRVVRTAVDLGDLARKVALDMSPLVLAAGYTMRFDSDRAGTVRGDATSLQRALMNVVQNAVDHGGRHGEIRLEAGPAWLEVSDEGPGIPRDIAERVFEPFYKHHQNGRGAGLGLHLVRDIMRLHGGDVTIRHRDRGVAFRLAFGRAPDAG; encoded by the coding sequence ATGAGCGCCGCACCATCCGGCCTGTCGGCACCTGCGCGAAGCGCTGCGCCGCCCAGCGTGCCCGCAGCCGCGCGAGGCGGCACCGGGGCCTGCGCCGCCTATTCGCTGCGGCGACGGCTGTTCTGGCGGCTCCTCGGCGTGCAGTCGGTCGTGCTGCTGCTGGTGACCGGCCTTCTGTTCGGCGCGGGCTGGATCACCAATTTCCGCTCGACCGACGCGACAATCGAGCTGCTGCGCGACGCCGTCGTCCGGGCGCCGTCCGGCCGGCTGGAGCTGCGGCCGACCGCCGCGCTGGAGGCGCTGCGCCGGGAGCGGCCGGATCTCTGGTTCGTCATTCGCGAGCCCGGAGCGCCGCCGCTGGTCGAAGGCGAGGTGCCGCGCGAATATGCTCGTATCGGTTCGACGCTCGACGAGGTCGGCCAGGCGCGGTTCGGCTGGACCATCGGCGATCCCGACCGCCCGACCGCCCGCATGCGCTGGGCCGAGACGGCGGCCGGCCGGCTGCAGTTCCTGACCGGCACGGACGCGCCGGCGAACGGCCTGCTGATCGCCATGAGCGTCTCGCTCGTTCTCGCCAAGACGGTCGTCCCGATCGTTCTCGTCATGGCGCTCGGGGCGCTGATCGCGACGCCCCTGGTGGTCGGCCGATCGCTGGCCGGCATCGACCAGGCGGCCGCCGAGGCCGATGCCATCGCGGCCGACGACAGCGGCAGTCGGCTGTCGACGACCGAGGTTCCGCGCGAGATCCTGCCGCTGGTCAATGCCGTGAACCGCGCCCTCGGCCGGCGCGACGACGGCATCGCACGCCAGCAGCGCTTCCTGGCGGGGGCGGCCCACGAGCTGCGCACGCCGGTCGCGATCCTGAGCACGCGGGTCGGCGCCCTGCCCGACGGCGAGGCACGCTCGCAGCTCATGGAGGATACTGCGCGGCTCGCCATCCTCACCGAGCAGATGCTCGATCTTCAGCGCCTGTCGCAGGGCCGTGTCGTCCGGACCGCCGTCGACCTCGGCGATCTCGCCCGCAAGGTCGCCCTGGACATGTCGCCGCTGGTCTTGGCCGCGGGCTATACGATGCGTTTCGACAGCGACCGGGCCGGCACCGTCAGGGGCGATGCGACGAGCCTGCAGCGCGCGCTGATGAACGTCGTGCAGAACGCCGTCGATCATGGCGGCCGGCACGGCGAGATCCGGCTGGAGGCGGGGCCGGCCTGGCTGGAGGTGAGCGACGAGGGGCCGGGCATTCCGCGCGACATCGCCGAGCGGGTGTTCGAGCCGTTCTACAAGCACCATCAGAACGGCCGCGGCGCCGGCCTCGGCCTGCATCTCGTGCGCGACATCATGCGCCTGCACGGCGGCGACGTGACGATCCGCCACCGCGACCGGGGCGTGGCCTTCCGGCTCGCCTTCGGCCGGGCGCCGGACGCCGGCTGA
- the basR_1 gene encoding Transcriptional regulatory protein BasR: MRILLVEDEPRMAAALRAGLEVKHGMVMDHVTTMADAEMVAGNPGYDAILLDRQLPDGDGIQLVPRLRGRGVTLPIIVITAKGEVPDRIAGLEIGADDYLAKPFVFDELLARLRAVMRRPNDLRPNRIVVGRLAFDQAARDMLVGDTPLDLTRREFLVLECLMRRAGRMVPRAVLMEAVFGFDDEIQSNALDSHISRLRRKLETEEARVVINVVRGLGYLLREAP; encoded by the coding sequence ATGCGCATCTTGCTGGTCGAGGACGAACCGCGCATGGCCGCCGCATTGCGGGCCGGCCTCGAGGTCAAGCACGGCATGGTGATGGACCATGTCACGACGATGGCCGATGCCGAAATGGTCGCGGGCAATCCCGGCTATGACGCCATCCTGCTCGACCGTCAGCTTCCCGACGGCGACGGCATCCAGCTCGTGCCGCGCCTGCGCGGGCGGGGGGTGACGCTGCCGATCATCGTCATCACCGCTAAGGGCGAGGTCCCCGACCGGATCGCGGGCCTCGAAATCGGCGCCGACGACTATCTCGCCAAGCCTTTCGTCTTCGACGAGCTCTTGGCGCGGCTGCGCGCCGTCATGCGCCGGCCGAACGATCTGCGGCCGAACCGCATCGTGGTCGGCCGCCTCGCCTTCGATCAGGCCGCGCGCGACATGCTGGTCGGCGATACGCCGCTCGACCTCACCCGGCGCGAATTCCTGGTGCTGGAGTGCCTGATGCGCCGCGCCGGCCGCATGGTGCCGCGCGCGGTTCTGATGGAGGCGGTGTTCGGCTTCGACGACGAGATCCAGTCGAATGCGCTCGATTCCCACATTTCCCGGCTGCGCCGCAAGCTGGAGACCGAAGAAGCCCGGGTCGTCATCAATGTCGTCCGGGGCCTCGGCTATCTCCTGCGCGAAGCGCCATGA
- the rsmA_2 gene encoding Ribosomal RNA small subunit methyltransferase A — MSNADRLKFLLAWARRPLRIASVTPSGPSLAALMTRELAPDSAPVLELGPGTGVFTRALEARGIAQRDLTLVEREAAFIPLLRARFPQATVLEGDAAEVCRHGIAHDVPYRAVVSGLPLPSLRRSDLRCLIAACLDRLAPDGAFYQFTYGPVCPVPATMLRAFGLRAERIGTTLRNFPPAAVYRISRQGEAIDGRPAAA, encoded by the coding sequence ATGTCGAACGCCGACAGACTGAAATTCCTCCTCGCCTGGGCCCGGCGGCCGCTGCGCATCGCATCGGTGACGCCGTCGGGACCAAGCCTTGCCGCGCTGATGACCCGCGAGCTTGCCCCGGACAGCGCGCCGGTCCTGGAGCTCGGGCCGGGTACGGGCGTGTTCACCCGTGCGCTGGAGGCGCGCGGCATCGCGCAGCGCGACCTGACGCTGGTCGAGCGGGAAGCGGCCTTCATTCCGCTCCTGCGGGCGCGGTTCCCGCAGGCGACCGTTCTGGAGGGCGACGCGGCCGAGGTCTGCCGGCACGGCATCGCCCATGACGTGCCCTATCGGGCCGTGGTCAGCGGCCTGCCGCTGCCCTCGCTGCGCCGCTCCGACCTGCGCTGCCTGATCGCCGCCTGTCTCGACCGGCTGGCGCCCGATGGCGCCTTCTACCAATTCACCTATGGTCCGGTCTGCCCGGTGCCGGCGACGATGCTGCGGGCATTCGGGCTCCGCGCCGAGCGGATCGGGACGACGCTGCGCAACTTCCCTCCGGCGGCGGTCTACCGTATCAGCCGCCAGGGCGAGGCGATCGATGGCCGGCCGGCGGCGGCATGA